In one window of Temnothorax longispinosus isolate EJ_2023e chromosome 9, Tlon_JGU_v1, whole genome shotgun sequence DNA:
- the Pan3 gene encoding PAN2-PAN3 deadenylation complex subunit PAN3 → MDPSMFVTYTPQTNGVPLESKLATYMNRQSSGIVPSTNSVTKHLSSLSLDPQKKVTASPEFVPGRGLTGSNSSSPNLFNNSYTHSQENVGGTTYFYFGSAGSEAVGAEDGTEAIGPMATGHIGYVYPGTPSHLQPVKTTKPSSSSNSSAPSTPPPQAASSFFVGESLRLEILQKNALTLAQPDIVRFPDLPNEVDNYHELCPLEPIHKTTSTALGYQTSTYKATSIKTGTRYCLRRIHEFRLNTKCMVLVDMWKRLSHTNLVQLREVFTTKAFGDHSMVFVYDYHPASETLLNKHFTSTELNGYTDPFSSDPNAPRPYSHTKNTILRQQHSSMLPESVIWSYIIQLTAAFRVIHAAGLAYRCLDPTKVLLTSRTRLRLSCVAIPDVVTGDGGNNTNPLTLIPHYQQEDLVALGKLVLALACRSLIAVRRENMSASIELITRSYSTDLRNLILYLLSNQPRKSVTDLMPMIGARFYTQLDAAQLRLDVFENELAKELENGRLFKLLVKLATINERPELNMEPTWAETGDRYMLKLFRDYVFHQVTADGRPWLDLAHVVACLNKLDSGSQDKICLMSRDEQSVLVVSYAELRQCLETSFGELVQSTKDAV, encoded by the exons ATGGACCCATCGATGTTCGTCACATACACTCCTCAAACAAACGGAGTTCCACTGGAGTCCAAGCTTGCTACCTACATG AATCGCCAAAGTTCTGGCATAGTTCCGAGCACGAACTCAGTGACCAAGCATTTGTCCAGTCTTTCTCTGGACCCACAAAAGAAGGTAACTGCCAGTCCCGAATTTGTGCCAGGAAGAGGCCTTACGGGCAGCAACAGCAGCTCGCCGAATCTCTTTAACAACTCCTATACCCATTCGCAAGAAAACGTGGGTGGCACTACATACTTCTATTTTGGGAGTGCCGGTAGCGAAGCTGTCGGAGCCGAGGATGGCACTGAGGCT atcGGACCCATGGCAACAGGTCACATTGGCTACGTCTATCCGGGTACTCCCTCGCATCTACAACCCGTGAAAACGACGAAACCATCCTCGTCCAGTAACTCCTCCGCTCCATCCACACCTCCCCCTCAGGCCGCTTCTAGCTTCTTCGTCGGCGAAAGCTTGCGACTGGAAATTCTGCAGAAGAACGCATTGACATTGGCACAACCGGATATAGTACGATTTCCTGACTTACCTAATGAGGTTGACAATTATCACGAGTTATGTCCTTTGGAGCCAATCCATAAAACCACCTCGACGGCCCTTGGATATCAAACTTCCACGTACAAGGCCACCAGTATCAAGACTGGCACGCGATACTGTTTACGTCGTATTCATG AGTTCCGACTCAACACCAAGTGTATGGTATTGGTCGACATGTGGAAGCGATTGTCACATACAAATCTGGTTCAGCTAAGAGAAGTCTTTACCACCAAGGCGTTCGGTGATCATT CCATGGTTTTTGTATATGATTATCACCCTGCTTCGGAGACATTGCTGAATAAACATTTCACCTCGACGGAGCTTAACGGTTACACCGACCCGTTCTCGTCGGATCCCAACGCGCCACGGCCTTATAGTCATACCAAAAACACCATTCTAAGACAACAGCATAGTAGCATGCTACCGGAAAGTGTTATTTGGAGCTACATCATTCAACTCACTGCCGCATTTCGTGTTATTCATGCCGCTG GTTTGGCGTACAGATGCTTAGATCCCACTAAGGTACTACTTACATCGCGGACACGACTTCGTTTGAGTTGTGTCGCTATTCCAGACGTGGTCACTGGAGATGGTGGAAACAACACGAATCCACTCACCCTCATCCCACATTATCAGCAAGAAGATTTAGTAGCACTCGGCAAGCTGGTCTTAGCACTGGCATGTCGAAGTCTTATCGCCGTCCGTCGCGAGAATATGTCAGCCTCCATCGAGCTGATCACACGTTCCTACTCCACCGACCTTCGAAATCTTATCCT GTACTTGCTGTCAAATCAACCCCGTAAGAGTGTCACGGATCTCATGCCAATGATTGGTGCGCGATTTTATACACAGTTGGATGCCGCCCAGTTACGATTAGATGTTTTCGAGAACGAACTTGCCAAGGAACTGGAAAACGGACGGCTATTCAAATTATTGGTCAAGCTAGCAACTATCAACGAAAGGCCGGAGCTTAATATGGAACCTACATGGGCAGAGACGGGCGATCGTTATATGCTCAAATTGTTTAGGGACTACGTATTTCATCAAGTGACAGCTGATGGAAGACCCTGGTTGGATCTCGCGCACGTTGTAGCTTGCTTGAATAAGCTCGATTCAGGCTCGCAGGACaag ATATGCCTCATGTCTCGAGATGAGCAAAGTGTCCTAGTGGTAAGTTATGCGGAGCTACGGCAATGTCTGGAAACGTCATTTGGCGAACTGGTACAATCTACAAAAGATGCTGTTTAA
- the Rpb10 gene encoding DNA-directed RNA polymerases I, II, and III subunit RPABC5 has protein sequence MIIPVRCFTCGKVIGNKWEAYLGLLQAEYTEGDALDALGLKRYCCRRMLLGHVDLIEKLLNYAPLEK, from the exons ATGATCATTCCTGTGCGGTGCTTCACTTGCGGAAAGGTGATTGGCAACAAGTGGGAGGCGTATCTCGGACTTCTTCAAGCGGAGTACACCGAAGG AGACGCCTTGGACGCCCTAGGTCTGAAGCGATACTGCTGTCGCAGGATGCTACTTGGACATGTGGATTTGATCGAGAAGTTACTTAACTACGCGCCGctagagaaataa
- the Path gene encoding proton-coupled amino acid transporter-like protein pathetic isoform X2 has product MTDVREKPPTELDTFLPQDGSNLKDGVLSVKYKVQVAPRDVEVTLGDEKSFDPFAERKVDNPTTDCDTLTHLLKASLGTGILAMPIAFKNAGLVLGIFATILVAFVCTHCAYILVRCAHMLYKKTRKTEMGFAEVAETAFSIGPQWARKFAKPSRYLIQISLFTTYYGTCSVYAVIVAANIKQIIEHYQDVDAGEYNIRLITAYLLVPLILLSWIPDLKYLAPVSMVANIFMGTGLGITFYYLVWDLPPLSSVPLVATIENFPQFFSITIFAMEAIGVVMPLENNMKTPQHFTGICGVLNKGMSGVTLVYIFLGFLGYAKYQDETLGSITLNLPTEEIAAQIVKILISLAVFCTFGLQFYVCLDIVWNGVKNRFEKKPILANYIVRTVLVTGSVLLAVAVPTIEPFIGLIGAFCFSILGLLIPVFIETVTYWDVGFGPGNWVALKNVIICVIGLMALIFGSRSAIMDIVKLYSR; this is encoded by the exons ATG ACCGATGTAAGAGAGAAGCCGCCGACAGAGTTGGATACCTTCCTACCTCAAGATGGATCCAATCTCAAGGACGGCGTTCTATCCGTCAA atataaaGTACAAGTTGCGCCACGCGATGTCGAAGTCACATTGGGCGATGAAAAGAGTTTCGATCCCTTCGCGGAACGCAAAGTCGACAATCCGACAAC GGATTGCGATACATTGACGCACTTACTAAAAGCTTCTCTTGGCACTGGAATACTGGCTATGCCCATAGCTTTTAAAAACGCCGGATTGGTGCTGGGTATCTTTGCCACGATACTCGTCGCATTCGTGTGCACGCATTGTGCGTATATTCTG GTCAGATGTGCGCACatgctttataaaaaaaccCGAAAGACGGAAATGGGATTTGCTGAAGTTGCCGAGACAGCTTTCAGCATCGGACCTCAATGGGCGAGGAAGTTCGCGAAACCTTCCAg ATATCTCATACAAATCAGTCTGTTTACCACGTATTACGGCACCTGCAGCGTGTACGCAGTAATCGTGGCTGCTAATATCAAGCAGATAATCGAGCATTATCAAGACGTTGACGCTGGCGAATACAACATCCGGTTAATCACCGCTTACTTGCTGGTGCCGCTGATACTTCTCAGCTGGATACCCGATTTGAAGTACCTCGCGCCAGTTTCGATGGTGGCGAATATCTTTATGGGAACAGGACTGggaataacattttactaCCTCGTTTGGGATTTGCCGCCATTGTCTTCAGTGCCTTTAGTAGCTACGATCGAGAACTTCCCACAGTTTTTCAGCATCACTATCTTTGCCATGGAGGCGATTGGCGTGGTGATGCCCCTCGAGAACAACATGAAGACGCCACAGCACTTTACGGGAATCTGTGGAGTTCTCAACAAGGGAATGTCCGGTGTTAcgcttgtatatattttccttgGGTTCCTCGGATATGCTAAGTACCAAGACGAGACATTGGGTAGCATCACTCTGAATCTACCGACGGAAGAAAT AGCGGCGCAAATTGTGAAGATACTGATTTCGTTAGCCGTCTTTTGCACCTTCGGTTTACAATTCTACGTGTGCCTTGATATCGTGTGGAACGGAGTAAAAAACCGTTTTGAAAAGAAACCGATTTTAGCCAATTATATCGTAAGGACGGTTCTAGTAACAGGATCAG TTCTCCTTGCTGTGGCAGTACCGACGATCGAACCGTTTATCGGCCTAATTGGTGCATTTTGTTTCTCCATTTTGGGCCTTCTCATTCCGGTCTTCATTGAGACCGTAACTTACTGGGACGTCGGCTTCGGACCAGGAAACTGGGTAGCCTTGAAGAATGTAATTATATGCGTGATAGGTTTAATGGCATTAATATTTGGATCACGCAGTGCTATAATGGATATAGTGAAATTGTACTCTCGATAG
- the Path gene encoding proton-coupled amino acid transporter-like protein pathetic isoform X1 encodes MKNATLGVVTSDKVTDNTSTNKSTMTDVREKPPTELDTFLPQDGSNLKDGVLSVKYKVQVAPRDVEVTLGDEKSFDPFAERKVDNPTTDCDTLTHLLKASLGTGILAMPIAFKNAGLVLGIFATILVAFVCTHCAYILVRCAHMLYKKTRKTEMGFAEVAETAFSIGPQWARKFAKPSRYLIQISLFTTYYGTCSVYAVIVAANIKQIIEHYQDVDAGEYNIRLITAYLLVPLILLSWIPDLKYLAPVSMVANIFMGTGLGITFYYLVWDLPPLSSVPLVATIENFPQFFSITIFAMEAIGVVMPLENNMKTPQHFTGICGVLNKGMSGVTLVYIFLGFLGYAKYQDETLGSITLNLPTEEIAAQIVKILISLAVFCTFGLQFYVCLDIVWNGVKNRFEKKPILANYIVRTVLVTGSVLLAVAVPTIEPFIGLIGAFCFSILGLLIPVFIETVTYWDVGFGPGNWVALKNVIICVIGLMALIFGSRSAIMDIVKLYSR; translated from the exons ATGAAGAACGCAACCCTTGGAGTGGTAACTTCTGATAAG GTGACGGATAATACATCAACAAACAAGTCTACAATG ACCGATGTAAGAGAGAAGCCGCCGACAGAGTTGGATACCTTCCTACCTCAAGATGGATCCAATCTCAAGGACGGCGTTCTATCCGTCAA atataaaGTACAAGTTGCGCCACGCGATGTCGAAGTCACATTGGGCGATGAAAAGAGTTTCGATCCCTTCGCGGAACGCAAAGTCGACAATCCGACAAC GGATTGCGATACATTGACGCACTTACTAAAAGCTTCTCTTGGCACTGGAATACTGGCTATGCCCATAGCTTTTAAAAACGCCGGATTGGTGCTGGGTATCTTTGCCACGATACTCGTCGCATTCGTGTGCACGCATTGTGCGTATATTCTG GTCAGATGTGCGCACatgctttataaaaaaaccCGAAAGACGGAAATGGGATTTGCTGAAGTTGCCGAGACAGCTTTCAGCATCGGACCTCAATGGGCGAGGAAGTTCGCGAAACCTTCCAg ATATCTCATACAAATCAGTCTGTTTACCACGTATTACGGCACCTGCAGCGTGTACGCAGTAATCGTGGCTGCTAATATCAAGCAGATAATCGAGCATTATCAAGACGTTGACGCTGGCGAATACAACATCCGGTTAATCACCGCTTACTTGCTGGTGCCGCTGATACTTCTCAGCTGGATACCCGATTTGAAGTACCTCGCGCCAGTTTCGATGGTGGCGAATATCTTTATGGGAACAGGACTGggaataacattttactaCCTCGTTTGGGATTTGCCGCCATTGTCTTCAGTGCCTTTAGTAGCTACGATCGAGAACTTCCCACAGTTTTTCAGCATCACTATCTTTGCCATGGAGGCGATTGGCGTGGTGATGCCCCTCGAGAACAACATGAAGACGCCACAGCACTTTACGGGAATCTGTGGAGTTCTCAACAAGGGAATGTCCGGTGTTAcgcttgtatatattttccttgGGTTCCTCGGATATGCTAAGTACCAAGACGAGACATTGGGTAGCATCACTCTGAATCTACCGACGGAAGAAAT AGCGGCGCAAATTGTGAAGATACTGATTTCGTTAGCCGTCTTTTGCACCTTCGGTTTACAATTCTACGTGTGCCTTGATATCGTGTGGAACGGAGTAAAAAACCGTTTTGAAAAGAAACCGATTTTAGCCAATTATATCGTAAGGACGGTTCTAGTAACAGGATCAG TTCTCCTTGCTGTGGCAGTACCGACGATCGAACCGTTTATCGGCCTAATTGGTGCATTTTGTTTCTCCATTTTGGGCCTTCTCATTCCGGTCTTCATTGAGACCGTAACTTACTGGGACGTCGGCTTCGGACCAGGAAACTGGGTAGCCTTGAAGAATGTAATTATATGCGTGATAGGTTTAATGGCATTAATATTTGGATCACGCAGTGCTATAATGGATATAGTGAAATTGTACTCTCGATAG
- the LOC139819088 gene encoding uncharacterized protein isoform X2 — protein sequence MLTGKNKTHVYDSNEQAPARVCKEHYLLLLELYVKQASGDRLAKLNQMFFVPTSVHFGFLDFVDENDLMVTPVDPLFQPQVGIVNEVEIFNVGKSVLFTIDSEAAMNRTIKMILKITVKKQMPDAIKPDVLVGTGELDLSGQYAALRIEMMQDWKNSLTTSKEFDGQVPLTYNGNLSGNLDIFVRISGLGQMIVTEFDAPIAQDPSTFVFGAREADRILLYKCREVDSHTIDIFNDSSEDLQSPITCPVCIPEKYPCIPCGKLAAVEERVEKIRQKEDDRMIERKLKNKPSKDSVRCSPSQPCGKPVVLKVSGLFDNGDGIAKKKPTVTVAAESAATKSGDPSDPDHDIFVLRIGKKGLVGVGEKSDIQLEMKTPKGPERRPPIRYETRDVQTEGHDEEPLKLKDKKKIKKKK from the exons ATGTTAACTGGAAAGAACAAAACGCACGTGTATGACAGCAACGAGCAAGCCCCTGCGCGGGTATGCAAAGAGCACTATCTGCTCTTGTTGGAGTTGTACGTGAAACAGGCGTCAGGCGACCGCCTGGCCAAGCTGAACCAGATGTTTTTCGTACCTACCAGCGTTCACTTTGGATTCCTCGACTTCGTGGACGAGAACGATCTAATGGTGACTCCGGTGGACCCTCTTTTCCAACCGCAGGTGGGCATCGTTAACGAAGTCGAAATCTTCAACGTTGGGAAATCAGTGCTATTCACCATTGATTCCGAGGCGGCTATGAATCGTACGATAAAAATGATCCTAAAAATCACGGTGAAGAAGCAAATGCCGGATGCCATTAAGCCGGATGTCCTAGTAGGTACTGGCGAGCTGGACTTGTCCGGTCAGTACGCGGCTTTGCGAATAGAAATGATGCAAGACTGGAAAAATAGTCTCACGACATCCAAAGAATTTGACGGTCAAGTGCCGTTGACTTACAATGGCAACTTGTCGGGAAATCTTGACATCTTCGTAAGAATCTCCGGCCTCGGACAGATGATTGTCACGGAATTTGACGCACCGATCGCGCAGGATCCCTCGACATTCGTTTTCGGCGCTAGAGAGGCCGATCGGATCTTGTTGTACAAGTGTCGCGAAGTGGACTCTCACACCATTGATATATTCAATGATTCCAGCGAGGATCTTCAAAGCCCGATAACTTGTCCCGTGTGTATACCAGAGAAATATCCTTGTATACCATGTGGGAAATTAGCAGCTGTCGAAGAGAGGGTTGAGAAAATAAGACAGAAAGAGGACGATAGGATGATTGAAaggaaattaaagaataaa CCATCAAAGGACTCTGTCCGGTGTAGTCCATCTCAGCCTTGCGGCAAGCCGGTAGTCCTCAAGGTATCCGGTCTCTTTGACAACGGTGACGGCATTGCCAAGAAGAAACCTACGGTAACAGTTGCTGCGGAGTCCGCCGCGACGAAATCAGGCGATCCATCTGATCCCGACCACGATATTTTTGTTCTGAGAATCGGTAAGAAAGGTCTCGTCGGCGTTGGCGAGAAATCTGACATTCAGCTAGAGATGAAGACCCCGAAAGGACCTGAAAGAAGGCCCCCGATTAGATATGAAACCAGGGATGTGCAGACAGAAGGACATGATGAAGAACCGCTGAAGCTGAAggataagaaaaagattaagaagaaaaagtgA
- the LOC139819088 gene encoding uncharacterized protein isoform X1 produces MLTGKNKTHVYDSNEQAPARVCKEHYLLLLELYVKQASGDRLAKLNQMFFVPTSVHFGFLDFVDENDLMVTPVDPLFQPQVGIVNEVEIFNVGKSVLFTIDSEAAMNRTIKMILKITVKKQMPDAIKPDVLVGTGELDLSGQYAALRIEMMQDWKNSLTTSKEFDGQVPLTYNGNLSGNLDIFVRISGLGQMIVTEFDAPIAQDPSTFVFGAREADRILLYKCREVDSHTIDIFNDSSEDLQSPITCPVCIPEKYPCIPCGKLAAVEERVEKIRQKEDDRMIERKLKNKVRTSERNNFSIRHLNSVLIFQPSKDSVRCSPSQPCGKPVVLKVSGLFDNGDGIAKKKPTVTVAAESAATKSGDPSDPDHDIFVLRIGKKGLVGVGEKSDIQLEMKTPKGPERRPPIRYETRDVQTEGHDEEPLKLKDKKKIKKKK; encoded by the coding sequence ATGTTAACTGGAAAGAACAAAACGCACGTGTATGACAGCAACGAGCAAGCCCCTGCGCGGGTATGCAAAGAGCACTATCTGCTCTTGTTGGAGTTGTACGTGAAACAGGCGTCAGGCGACCGCCTGGCCAAGCTGAACCAGATGTTTTTCGTACCTACCAGCGTTCACTTTGGATTCCTCGACTTCGTGGACGAGAACGATCTAATGGTGACTCCGGTGGACCCTCTTTTCCAACCGCAGGTGGGCATCGTTAACGAAGTCGAAATCTTCAACGTTGGGAAATCAGTGCTATTCACCATTGATTCCGAGGCGGCTATGAATCGTACGATAAAAATGATCCTAAAAATCACGGTGAAGAAGCAAATGCCGGATGCCATTAAGCCGGATGTCCTAGTAGGTACTGGCGAGCTGGACTTGTCCGGTCAGTACGCGGCTTTGCGAATAGAAATGATGCAAGACTGGAAAAATAGTCTCACGACATCCAAAGAATTTGACGGTCAAGTGCCGTTGACTTACAATGGCAACTTGTCGGGAAATCTTGACATCTTCGTAAGAATCTCCGGCCTCGGACAGATGATTGTCACGGAATTTGACGCACCGATCGCGCAGGATCCCTCGACATTCGTTTTCGGCGCTAGAGAGGCCGATCGGATCTTGTTGTACAAGTGTCGCGAAGTGGACTCTCACACCATTGATATATTCAATGATTCCAGCGAGGATCTTCAAAGCCCGATAACTTGTCCCGTGTGTATACCAGAGAAATATCCTTGTATACCATGTGGGAAATTAGCAGCTGTCGAAGAGAGGGTTGAGAAAATAAGACAGAAAGAGGACGATAGGATGATTGAAaggaaattaaagaataaagtaCGTACttcagaaagaaataatttctcgatTAGGCATCTAAACTCAGTTCTGATTTTTCAGCCATCAAAGGACTCTGTCCGGTGTAGTCCATCTCAGCCTTGCGGCAAGCCGGTAGTCCTCAAGGTATCCGGTCTCTTTGACAACGGTGACGGCATTGCCAAGAAGAAACCTACGGTAACAGTTGCTGCGGAGTCCGCCGCGACGAAATCAGGCGATCCATCTGATCCCGACCACGATATTTTTGTTCTGAGAATCGGTAAGAAAGGTCTCGTCGGCGTTGGCGAGAAATCTGACATTCAGCTAGAGATGAAGACCCCGAAAGGACCTGAAAGAAGGCCCCCGATTAGATATGAAACCAGGGATGTGCAGACAGAAGGACATGATGAAGAACCGCTGAAGCTGAAggataagaaaaagattaagaagaaaaagtgA
- the LOC139819093 gene encoding uncharacterized protein, whose product MEGAQLILIELLVDTVNIPTIRAIFDEILPAKTCVSFQILNLPPINIYQETPTESCACIHNGSQVFKKGKSCLFALPDNVLEKPLCNFPITMSVYKELPPGVLPDVMLIGTHQIQLHDLMNSLLSMHVSQRSNPYKTMKNVFKITTATGQHVGEVTVFIRASCFGKKIVTQFQLPHNKEPYLFKGVNDSPVYLCKRVTSASDRRQIKCVCSPKNGDGSGEAARIRYVSANERQRKKPEDIKKDKCAPCCRGVRDITKSKETVRKCGCAVKEERTCNCARSNIKYLT is encoded by the exons ATGGAAGGAGCACAACTGATTTTGATAGAATTATTAGTTGATACAGTCAATATTCCTACAATACGAGCGATCTTTGATGAAATATTGCCGGCCAAAACATGCGTCTCGTTTCAA ATATTGAACTTGCCCCCTATCAATATCTATCAAGAAACACCAACAGAATCTTGTGCCTGTATCCACAATGGATCGCAAGTCTTCAAAAAGGGCAAGTCCTGCTTATTTGCTCTTCCAGACAATGTCCTAGAAAAACCATTGTGCAACTTCCCTATAACAATGTCCGTTTACAAGGAACTACCGCCAGGAGTTTTGCCGGACGTGATGCTAATCG GCACTCACCAGATCCAACTTCACGACCTCATGAACTCCCTGCTGAGCATGCACGTCTCTCAGCGCAGTAATCCGTACAAAACGATGAAgaacgtttttaaaattaccaCAGCGACAGGGCAACACGTAGGCGAAGTCACGGTCTTCATTCGCGCCTCGTGTTTCGGCAAGAAGATTGTCACGCAATTTCAGCTTCCTCACAACAAGGAACCCTATCTTTTCAAGGGTGTCAATGATAGTCCTGTGTATCTATGTAAGAGGGTCACTTCCGCTTCAGATAGACGACAGATAAAATGCGTGTGCTCTCCTAAGAATGGCGATGGCAGCGGAGAAGCTGCAAGGATCCGCTATGTTAGCGCCAATGAACGCCAGCGAAAAAAACCAGAGGATATCAAGAAGGATAAATGTGCACCGTGTTGTCGCGGTGTGCGGGATATCACGAAGAGCAAGGAAACTGTTAGAAAATGTGGCTGCGCCGTTAAAGAAGAACGGACTTGTAATTGCGCCAGGTcgaatatcaaatatttaacatgA